The Candidatus Binatia bacterium DNA segment ACGAGCCAGAAAAACCAGACGATAAAACCGATCAGCCCGAGCCCGGCGATGTCAACAATAACCCTGTCCCAAGTCATGACGCCCTCCATCGTTTGAGCCTGTTCGCGTTGCCGATCACAGTGACGGAGCTGAACGACATGGCAATCGCCGCGAGGAGCGGAGAAAGAAGCAGGCCGAAGAACGGATACAAGACGCCAAGCGCGATCGGCAAGCCGAGCACGTTGTAGACGAAGGCGCCGAAGAGGTTCTGGTAGACGTTGCGCATCGTTGCTCGGCTGATCTGAATCGCCATAACGACCCCGCGAAGACTGCCTTTGATTAGAGTTATGTCGGAAGCGGCGATCGCTACGTCGGTTCCCGTCCCAATTGCCAATCCAACATCGGCCTGCGCCAGCGCGGGCGCGTCATTGATGCCATCTCCGACCATCGCGACTTTCTTTCCTTCAAGTTGCAGCTTCTGCACGTTGAAAGCCTTGTCTTGAGGGAGGACCTCCGCCAAAACCCTTTCAATTCCCACCTGCCTGCCGATGGCTTTTCCCGTTCTTTCGTTGTCCCCCGTCATCATGACCACTTCCAGCCCCATCGCCTTCAGGCTTTGGATCGCTTGCTTCGAATCCTGTTTGACAGTGTCGGCGACGGCTACGACTCCGGCGGCTCTTCCATCGACGGCTACGTACATCGGCGTCTTTCCATCATCGGCCAGGTTCACGGCGGTTGCTTCGAGTCCGTCAAGCTGAACCTTGCGGTCTCGCATGAGCTTGACATTGCCGACGAGCAAGCTGCGGCCTTCGATGCGAGACTCGATTCCATGTCCGGGGATGGCGTTGAAGCTCTCGGCGTCTGAAAGAGTGAGACCGCGACCGGCCGCGCCTTCGACGATAGCGGACGCGAGCGGATGCTCGGAGGATTTCTCAACCCCTGCGGCGAGGCGCAGCACCAGAGTCTCATCAAATCCGGGCATCACGACAACATCGGTAACGACCGGCTTCCCGTGTGTGATCGTGCCCGTTTTGTCCAGGATGACGGTCTCAAGGCCCTGCGCAGTCTGGAGAGCCTCGCCGCCGCGGATGAGAATGCCGTTCAGCGCCCCAAGTCCAACGCCGGTTGTCAGCGACATCGGAGTCGCCATGCCGAGGGCGCACGGGCAGGCAATAATGAGCGTCGTAACAGCTACGATGAGAGCGAATGCAAGGCGGGGCTCGGGACCGAACGTGTACCAGGCCATGAAGCCGAGAATCGCCAGAATCGCAACCGACGGAGTGAAATACCCGGACACGACGTCGACAATTCTTTGGACCGGAACTTTCGATCCTTGCGCGTCCTGAACCATGCGGATGATATTGGCGAGCGCCGTGTCTTTGCCGACCTTTGTCGCGCGAAATTTGAACGCGCCGGTCTTGTTGATCGTGGCGCCGATCACTTCGTCAGGGATCTTCTTTTCGACAGGCAGCGATTCGCCCGTTACCATCGATTCATCCACAGCGGAAGCGCCTTCGACGATTTCGCCGTCCACGGGGATCTTTTCTCCCGGCCGGACAACGACGACATCCCCGACCAGGACCTCTTCCACCGGTATATCTACCTCTTTTCCGTCTCTCACCACCCGGGCGGTCTTGGCCTGAAGGCCGATAAGTTTTTTAATTGCTTCGGAGGTTCTTCCTTTAGCTTTCAGCTCCATCCCGAGGCCCAGATCGACAAGAGCGATAACAACCACGGTAACGTCATAGTAAACGTCCGTGAGAACGCCGGACGGAAAAATCTGCGGCAAGA contains these protein-coding regions:
- a CDS encoding copper-translocating P-type ATPase, translated to MHSRAPSGQEGKDEEAEEREREYRSLMRKWWFGAVVGTFTMIMSYPWLFPVLRDWFPRESHSLWYVWAGMGVAALAVISYSGWHFFTGAWQALKHRSANMHTLIALGTGVAWIYSTVALLLPQIFPSGVLTDVYYDVTVVVIALVDLGLGMELKAKGRTSEAIKKLIGLQAKTARVVRDGKEVDIPVEEVLVGDVVVVRPGEKIPVDGEIVEGASAVDESMVTGESLPVEKKIPDEVIGATINKTGAFKFRATKVGKDTALANIIRMVQDAQGSKVPVQRIVDVVSGYFTPSVAILAILGFMAWYTFGPEPRLAFALIVAVTTLIIACPCALGMATPMSLTTGVGLGALNGILIRGGEALQTAQGLETVILDKTGTITHGKPVVTDVVVMPGFDETLVLRLAAGVEKSSEHPLASAIVEGAAGRGLTLSDAESFNAIPGHGIESRIEGRSLLVGNVKLMRDRKVQLDGLEATAVNLADDGKTPMYVAVDGRAAGVVAVADTVKQDSKQAIQSLKAMGLEVVMMTGDNERTGKAIGRQVGIERVLAEVLPQDKAFNVQKLQLEGKKVAMVGDGINDAPALAQADVGLAIGTGTDVAIAASDITLIKGSLRGVVMAIQISRATMRNVYQNLFGAFVYNVLGLPIALGVLYPFFGLLLSPLLAAIAMSFSSVTVIGNANRLKRWRAS